A window of the Poecile atricapillus isolate bPoeAtr1 chromosome 17, bPoeAtr1.hap1, whole genome shotgun sequence genome harbors these coding sequences:
- the OTOP2 gene encoding proton channel OTOP2, producing MTEEPGRKDSELGHPHSSMGCGHKDNKANLASSQIASFSHQSPSTPASKEVWKKGGRMFSILLAVHLALLACTLVSSGAFEKIAVHDYDVFFLLTVMMLIVIIWIIFYLAGTSRCPGAILGKDSHAGPIWLRGGLILFAIFSLVMDVFKIGYYSSFYSCLSAIKIIYPIVQAIFVVVQTYFLWVSAKDCIHVHLNVTRCGLMLTLTTNLAVWMSAVTDESVHKAHSKLKKNMTEEIFRWLLKVGMRSSSVEECNCNSQICQIFKNGYFWLYPFNIEYSLFASAMVYVMWKNVGRFIDHHSHHIQRLKFRLFRRTFFVGIMLGLIILVSGLGVLILYEVQVNSSTESSKKSQALTMYYIFNIVCLSLMSLVCIGGSVIYRFDKRDMDRHKNPTRTLDVALLMGAALGQYAISYYSIVAIVASTPRDTISALNLTYALLMIAQHTFQNVFIIEGLHRQPPKEDYKHESHQKDLYGLTFVNINAVSLRVPDTGSALATGAASGTEATHTSDLVRSLTAPKKMNWRRKFLREISMFLLLSNIILWIMPAFGARPQFDNDTELNFYGDSMWPAIVDICLPFGIFYRMHAVASLLEVYIMS from the exons ATGACCGAGGAGCCCGGGCGGAAGGACAGTGAGCTTGGACACCCCCACTCCAGCATGGGCTGTGGACACAAGGACAACAAAGCCAACCTGGCCTCGAGCCAGATAGCATCTTTCAGCCACCAGTCCCCCTCCACTCCTGCCTCCAAGGAAGTGTGGAAAAAGGGCGGCCGCATGTTCTCCATCCTGCTGGCCGTGCACTTGGCCCTGCTGGCCTGCACGCTGGTGAGCAGTGGGGCTTTCGAGAAGATCGCCGTGCACGACTACGATGTCTTCTTCCTGCTGACAGTCATGATGCTGATTGTCATCATCTGGATCATCTTCTACCTCGCCGGCACCTCCCGGTGCCCAGGTGCCATCCTCGGCAAGGACTCCCACGCCGGGCCCATCTGGCTGAGAG GAGGCCTGATCCTATTTGCCATTTTCAGCCTTGTCATGGATGTGTTCAAAATAGGATATTACTCGAGTTTCTACAGCTGCCTGTCTGCAATCAAAATCATCTACCCCATTGTGCAGGCAATATTTGTAGTTGTCCAG ACATATTTCCTGTGGGTCTCTGCCAAAGACTGCATCCACGTGCACCTGAATGTTACCAG gtgtGGTTTGATGCTAACGCTGACTACAAACCTGGCAGTGTGGATGTCAGCAGTGACAGACGAATCTGTCCACAAGGCACATTCAAAGTTGAAGAAAAACATGACAGAGGAAATCTTCAGATGGCTCCTGAAAG TGGGAATGAGAAGCAGCTCAGTTGAAGAATGCAATTGCAACAGCCAAATCTGCCAGATCTTCAAAAATGGCTACTTTTGGCTGTACCCCTTTAACATTGAGTACAGTCTGTTTGCCTCTGCTATGGTCTATGTCATGTGGAAGAACGTTGGACGCTTCATTGACCACCACTCCCACCACATTCAGCGCCTGAAGTTCAGGCTGTTCCGAAGGACCTTCTTTGTAGGCATCATGTTGGGCCTCATCATCCTCGTGAGTGGTTTGGGAGTCCTCATCCTGTACGAGGTGCAGGTAAATTCCAGCACTGAATCCAGCAAGAAGAGCCAAGCACTCACCATGTACTACATCTTCAACATTGTTTGTCTGAGCCTGATGTCTCTTGTCTGCATCGGTGGCTCCGTCATCTACCGGTTTGACAAGAGGGACATGGACCGGCACAAGAACCCCACCAGGACCCTGGACGTGGCCCTGCTGATGGGGGCAGCCTTGGGCCAATATGCCATTTCCTACTACTCCATTGTGGCCATCGTGGCCAGCACACCAAGGGACACTATCAGCGCGCTCAACCTCACCTACGCCCTCCTAATGATCGCCCAGCACACCTTCCAGAACGTCTTCATCATCGAAGGCCTCCACCGGCAGCCCCCCAAGGAGGACTACAAGCATGAGTCTCACCAGAAGGACCTCTATGGGCTCACCTTTGTAAACATCAACGCAGTGTCCCTGCGGGTGCCCGACACTGGCAGCGCCTTGGCCACTGGCGCGGCATCTGGCACGGAAGCCACGCACACTTCTGACCTTGTGAGGTCACTTACTGCCCCCAAGAAGATGAACTGGAGGAGGAAATTCTTGAGGGAGATCTCcatgttcctgctgctgagcaatATCATA CTCTGGATCATGCCAGCGTTCGGTGCCCGGCCCCAGTTTGACAATGACACAGAACTGAATTTCTATGGTGACTCCATGTGGCCGGCCATCGTGGACATTTGCCTGCCCTTTGGGATCTTCTACCGAATGCACGCTGTGGCCAGTTTGCTGGAGGTCTACATCATGTCCTAA